The segment GATCAACTTGAAACGAATCTCCCCTGCTTTTATCTCTCAGTTAGCTAGGTTGCACTACTTTTGAACATGAGCCAAGAAATTTTATGCAAGATGGTGTAGTAGAAAAGAGATTATGGAAACGTTGAGAAAATACGGCCTTTACGAATGGATCGATATGTTTCTAAGGCATCTTAAGCTTGAGCGAGGTTACAGTAATAATACAGTAGTTTCCTATGGAACGGACCTTAAGATTTTTGCGGAATTTCTCGAGAGTCGAAATGTTTCGTCGTGGAATGAACTTTCTAGGGAGCACATAGAAGCCTTCATTCAGAAAATATCTTCGGGGCTTTCTAAGAGAACTCAGTCCCGACGACTTTCTGTGCTTAGAAGTTTCTTCAGGTTTTTGCAACGAGAGGGTGTTATAAGTCGAAACCCTGCTAAGGCGGTGCGATTTCCTAAGCCAGATAGAACTCTTCCCAGAGTGCTTTCTGTAGAAGAACTGAAGCGGTTGTTCGGGATTTGTAGTGAAGTTTTACCCATCAGTGATGTTGAAGCTGAAACGACTGAATTTTCGAGTGAATTTTCAAGGATGCTGGCTTTGCGAGACGTGGCTATACTTGAATGTCTTTATGGAACGGGGGTTAGAGCGAGCGAACTTACCAGGCTTAAGCTGGAAAATATTCATCTTGATGCCGGTTACATTAAGGTTCAAGGAAAAGGGTCAAAGGAAAGGGTTGTGCCCATTGGGGAATATGCTGTTGATGCTTTGAAGAAATATCTCGTTCAGGTAAGGCCTAAGCTCATCTTGAATGTTCAGGGGAAACGAGGTCCCGATTCCTGTGTGTTTCTTAATAATCGTGGAGAACCGCTCAGTCGCCAGGGATTGTGGAAAATCATTAAAGGGCTTGCAAAAAAAGCTGGCATAAAAAAACGCATTACTCCCCATACTCTCCGCCATACTTTTGCTACCCACATGCTCGAACATGGGGCTGACTTAAAGAGTCTTCAAATGCTTCTAGGACACGCAAGCATTTCTTCCACTCAGGTTTACACTCACCTTGCACTTGCCCATCTGAAGGAAATTCATGAAACCTACCACCCTCGCCCCTGATCTTACAGTCATAACCACCCATGTTAATGCCGATTTTGACGGGATGGCTTCCATGATAGCCGTGGCAAAGCTCTATCCCGATGCTATCCTTGTTTTTTCTGGTTCCCAGGAGAAACTTATTAGAGACTTTTTCGTTCAAGCCACTTCATATCTCTACAACTTTAAAAAGCTAAAGGATGTGGATTTTTCTCGCATAAGGCAGCTTGTGCTGGTGGATACGCGTCAAATAACGAGAATTGGGAAGTTTGCAGAACTTCTGGTGAGAGATGATCTCCAAGTTCATATTTACGACCACCATCCCGATTCTGACGACGACATTGTGGTCTTTGATGGCGAAAAGTATATTCCCCGTGAGGGATTACGCTTCAGAGCGGGGACTGTTATCATCAAACAACTAGGATCTACAACCGCAATACTTACTGACCTTCTCCGACGTAATGGAGTGGAGCCCACACCAGAAGAAGCCACAATAATGGCTCTTGGGCTGTATGAAGATACAGGATCTTTTATGTTTCCTTCCACCAGACCAGAAGATCTGGAAGCAGCAGCTTATCTTTTGCGTTCTGGTGCCGACCTTAACATGGTTTCTGATATGATTTCTAAAGATCTGTCATCAGAACAGGTTGCGCTTTTATATGAACTGATTCAATCAGCACGTATTTACACGATTCACGGTGTTGATGTTTGCGTGGCCTTTGTCTCTCTAGACCGTTATGTAAGCGATTTTGCCGTGGTCGTTCATAAGTTTCGAGATATAGAGAACCTGAAAGTGGTGTTCGCTCTGGCTCGTATGGAAGACAAAGTCTATATGGTGGCAAGAAGCCACGTTCCAGAAGTTAATGTTGGAGAGATAGCGGCACATTTCGGGGGCGGGGGACATGCTAGCGCAGCATCAGCCACAATCCGTGATAAGACGCTCATTGAAGTGGAAAATCGTTTGTGGGAGATTCTTAGAAGCCACATCAAACCTGCACCCCAGGCAAAAGATCTAATGACCAGTCCCCCTATTTGCGTGGATGCCCAGGCTTCCGTTAGAGAAGCAGAAGAATTGATGCTTCACTATAACATTAACGCTGTTCCTGTTCTTCAAAATGGTGTTCTTGTCGGGATCATTTCTCGGCAAACAGCGGAAAAGGCCCGTTATCATGGTTTTGGTGATGCACCGGTTCATACCTACATGCATCGTGACATTGCAGTTGTATCGCCTGAACAAAGTATCCTTGATATTCAGAAACCTCTGGTCGAACAGCATCAAAGAATTCTTCCCGTGGTGGAAAATGAACGGGTAGTGGGGGTGATCACCAGAAGAGACCTCCTTAAATACCTCGTGGAAGAGCGATCAAACGAGCCGACGACTCTAAACGGTGTTCCCGTCAAGGATAGACGAAGACAGAAAAATATTGTTCCGATGTTGAGAGAACGCCTTCCGGAATACATTATCGAGCTTCTAAAGCAGTTGGGGGAAATAGGAAAGGAGCTGGGTTACGGAGTTTATGCTGTAGGTGGGTTTGTGCGGGATATTTTGCTTCGGCAGCATAATCTAGATATTGATATAGTAGTGGAAGGTGATGGAATAGCCTTTGCGCATACGATGGCATCCCGTCATAATCTGAGAATGAGAGCTCACAAAAAGTTTAATACGGCTGTTCTGATATTTCCCGATGGACTCAAGATAGATGTTGCTTCGGCTCGCATGGAATACTACCGCTACCCTGCAGCTCTTCCCGTTGTTGAATTTAGTTCGCTCAAGATGGATCTATATCGCCGTGACTTCACGATTAACACTCTCGCCATCGATTTGCACCCGGAGCATTTTGGGCAACTTATAGACTATTTTGGAGGGCAAAGAGATATTAAGGATAAAATCATTCGAGTGCTCCACAGCCTGAGTTTTGTGGAAGATCCTACTAGAATTTTACGAGCCATACGGTTTGAGCAGCGTTTTGAGTTTCAGATAAATCGCCAGACTGAACGCCTTATGAGAAACGCCGTTCAGACGGGACTTCTGGAGCGTCTAGGCGGGTATCGGCTCTTCCATGAACTGCAACATATCCTCATGGAAGATAATCCTATAGGGGCTCTTAGGAGAATGTCAGAATTTCGCATTTTTTCTATCTTTTCCCCTAACCTTACATGGGATGGAAAGAAAGAGCAGTTTTTTAGAAACATCAAAAGTGTAATTTCTTGGTATGAATTAAGCTTTTTCAATGGTGAGATTGAAAAATGGTGGATCTATTTTTTAGGGCTCTTTTACGGACTTAAGAAAGAAGAGATTGATGAAATAGGTAAAAAACTTGCGTTAACACCCAGAAGGCATGAAAGATTCACAGGCGCTTACAGGCGTATAGGTGAAGCTATAAGAGGACTCAGGGCTTTTCGCGACCCTGTTCCAAGCGTTGTTTATCGATACTTTCAGGAATGCGAAACAGAAGATCTTTTAATTATTATGGCGATTGCGGAAGATGAGTCCTTCAGGAGAATGGTAAACCAGTATCTGACTCAGTATCGTTACGAAAAAACCATCCTGAGAGGGCAGGATCTTAAGGAACTGGGTATTCCACCGGGTCCATTTTACAAAAAGATACTTGTAGAACTCCTTTATGCAAGGCTTGATGGGCTGGTTGAAACCAGAGAAGACGAAATTTCCTATATCCGTCGTCATTATCCTCAGCTTTTCACAAAGGATACAGTCTCTTCTTCGCAGCCACAGGCTGATACTGCTTCTAGATAGCCATGAAATAAGAAGGAAGTTTTACTAAGCTGAGGATAACGAGCTAAGAAAAATGTGGTGTTATCGATTTAGTCAGAATAATAGTGAAAATTCCCCTCCCTATGTCGGGGATAACGGTTTGTAAAGAAAGGATAGTCGATGAATTTAAATTTTCACCTGAACTTTGGACAAATGGTTGTGCTGTTGCCGCCTCTTATGATCGGGGTCATTTTGCATGAGGTGGCTCACGGCTGGGTAGCCGAGAAACTGGGTGACCCCACAGCCAGACTTATGGGAAGAATCAGCTTAAATCCCCTTGTGCACATTGACATATTTGGAACCATTATACTGCCACTACTTCTATTTTTAGTAAATTCACCCTTTCTTTTTGGTTGGGCGAAACCGGTTCCAGTCAGAATGGAACTTCTTCGAGGTGGGAGAGTTGGAATGGCAAAGGTGGCTATCTCGGGACCTCTTACTAACCTTATGCTCGCTGCTGTGGCTAGTTGTTTTTATCATGGATTAATGTGGACGCTTCAGCGGGGAGTTCTTCCTCCTTATCCAGCCGTAATCTGGTTTGCTAAACCTCTCATTATGATGGCAGGAGCAGCCGTGACCATTAATCTGGCTCTTATGTTGATCAATCTTGTGCCGGTGCCCCCTCTTGATGGTGGAAGAGTTGTTATGGGTATTCTCCCTGAAAGTTTGGCTGTTTTAATGGCAAAAATAGAACGTTATGGGATGTTCATTATTCTGATTTTGATTGTTACCGATGTTTGGTCTATTGTGCTCGATCCAATACTTCGCCGAATGGTGAGATTTTTTCTATGGTGAAGAAGTTTCCGAATATTGCTATTGATAGGGAGGTTACAGAGATTATGACGGAACAGCAAAGAATCCTTAGCGGGATGAGACCCACAGGGCGCCTTCACCTAGGGAATTTGCATGGAGCGCTGGACAATTGGCTTAGTCTCCAAAAAGATTACAAATGTTTTTTCTTCGTCGCTGATTGGCACGCTCTTACAACCGAATACGCTCGACCAGAATCTATCAAAGAACACACATGGGATATGCTGCTCGATTGGTTGAGTGTTGGACTTGATCCTGAAAAAAGCACTCTTTTCATCCAGTCCGAATTAAAGGAACATGCGGAACTTTTTGTGATTTTGGGAATGCTTACACCCGTTGCCTGGCTTGAACGAAACCCCACTTACAAGGAGCAACAACAGGAGCTTTCTCACAAAGATCTATCGACCTACGGATTTTTGGGTTATCCTGTGTTGCAGGCGGCGGATATATTGATTTATCGGGCTCACGGAGTCCCTGTCGGGCGAGATCAACTCCCTCATATCGAACTGACTCGAGAAATCGCAAGGCGTTTTAACTATCTTTACGGCAAAAACGTTTTCCCGGAGCCTCAGGCACTTCTTACCGAATTTCCCGTACTTCCTGGAACGGATGGGCGAAAAATGAGCAAAAGTTACGGAAATTGTGTTTATATCACTGAACCGGTGGATTCGGTCCACAAAAAGATTCTTACCATGATGACCGATCCTCAACGTAAGCGTCGAACTGATCCGGGGAATCCGGAGGTATGCCCGGTGTTCTCTCTACACAAAATTTATTCTACAGAAGAAGATCGATCCGAAGTTATCCAGGGTTGTACAACAGCAGGAATTGGCTGTATTGATTGCAAGAAAAAACTTCTTGTCCGTATGGACGCTCGACTTGATCCTATTAGAGAAAAACGGCGTGAACTGGAAGCATCCCGCCAGAAGGTGTATGATATCCTGGTGGATGGGATTGAGAGAGCACGCAAGGAAGTCGAAGAAACGATGGCTCTTGTGAGGGAAGCCGTAAGCTTACACCATGACCTGGGAAAGCGAATATAGTAAAATTTACGGAGACGTCCAACCGGACGCCTCTACAGTTAGACCTAGCACTCGGGAGGAAAATTATGTGAATAATGGCGGGCTTGTTCGGCTTCAGAAGGTTATAGCTGCTTCGGGTCTTACATCTAGACGCAAGGCTGAAGAGTTCATACTGGAAGGTAGAGTGCGAGTTAATGGTGATGTGGTCAGGGAACTTGGCACCAAGGTGAATCCCTTTTCTGATGAAATCCTCGTTGATGGTCAACCCCTGCCTAAACGTCCACCTAGGATTTACCTTATGCTTAATAAGCCTCGATTTTACGTAACAACAAGGCGGGATCCTCAAGGACGTCCAATTGTTATGGATCTTGTGGAAGAGTTTAGAGATATAGTGTTCCCCGTAGGACGACTCGATTTTGATGCCGAAGGCCTTCTTTTGCTCACAAATGATGGCTCTCTTGCTAATCGACTTATTCATCCGCGTTTTGGGGTTAAAAAGGAATATTTGGTGCTTGTTAGGGGGCATCCAGGCAAATGGGTTCTTAATAAATGGCGAGAAGGGGTTTATTTGGAAGAAGGCAAAACAGCTCCTGCTGAAGTCGAAGTGATCAAAAGAGAAAGAACTCGCACTTGGCTTAGAGTGGTTCTCCATCAGGGTTGGTATCGTCAGATAAAGCGAATGGGGCAAGTAACCGGATGCCCTGTATTTCGCATTAAAAGAGTAGGTTACGGTCC is part of the Thermodesulforhabdaceae bacterium genome and harbors:
- the xerD gene encoding site-specific tyrosine recombinase XerD; this translates as METLRKYGLYEWIDMFLRHLKLERGYSNNTVVSYGTDLKIFAEFLESRNVSSWNELSREHIEAFIQKISSGLSKRTQSRRLSVLRSFFRFLQREGVISRNPAKAVRFPKPDRTLPRVLSVEELKRLFGICSEVLPISDVEAETTEFSSEFSRMLALRDVAILECLYGTGVRASELTRLKLENIHLDAGYIKVQGKGSKERVVPIGEYAVDALKKYLVQVRPKLILNVQGKRGPDSCVFLNNRGEPLSRQGLWKIIKGLAKKAGIKKRITPHTLRHTFATHMLEHGADLKSLQMLLGHASISSTQVYTHLALAHLKEIHETYHPRP
- a CDS encoding CBS domain-containing protein produces the protein MKPTTLAPDLTVITTHVNADFDGMASMIAVAKLYPDAILVFSGSQEKLIRDFFVQATSYLYNFKKLKDVDFSRIRQLVLVDTRQITRIGKFAELLVRDDLQVHIYDHHPDSDDDIVVFDGEKYIPREGLRFRAGTVIIKQLGSTTAILTDLLRRNGVEPTPEEATIMALGLYEDTGSFMFPSTRPEDLEAAAYLLRSGADLNMVSDMISKDLSSEQVALLYELIQSARIYTIHGVDVCVAFVSLDRYVSDFAVVVHKFRDIENLKVVFALARMEDKVYMVARSHVPEVNVGEIAAHFGGGGHASAASATIRDKTLIEVENRLWEILRSHIKPAPQAKDLMTSPPICVDAQASVREAEELMLHYNINAVPVLQNGVLVGIISRQTAEKARYHGFGDAPVHTYMHRDIAVVSPEQSILDIQKPLVEQHQRILPVVENERVVGVITRRDLLKYLVEERSNEPTTLNGVPVKDRRRQKNIVPMLRERLPEYIIELLKQLGEIGKELGYGVYAVGGFVRDILLRQHNLDIDIVVEGDGIAFAHTMASRHNLRMRAHKKFNTAVLIFPDGLKIDVASARMEYYRYPAALPVVEFSSLKMDLYRRDFTINTLAIDLHPEHFGQLIDYFGGQRDIKDKIIRVLHSLSFVEDPTRILRAIRFEQRFEFQINRQTERLMRNAVQTGLLERLGGYRLFHELQHILMEDNPIGALRRMSEFRIFSIFSPNLTWDGKKEQFFRNIKSVISWYELSFFNGEIEKWWIYFLGLFYGLKKEEIDEIGKKLALTPRRHERFTGAYRRIGEAIRGLRAFRDPVPSVVYRYFQECETEDLLIIMAIAEDESFRRMVNQYLTQYRYEKTILRGQDLKELGIPPGPFYKKILVELLYARLDGLVETREDEISYIRRHYPQLFTKDTVSSSQPQADTASR
- a CDS encoding site-2 protease family protein; this encodes MNLNFHLNFGQMVVLLPPLMIGVILHEVAHGWVAEKLGDPTARLMGRISLNPLVHIDIFGTIILPLLLFLVNSPFLFGWAKPVPVRMELLRGGRVGMAKVAISGPLTNLMLAAVASCFYHGLMWTLQRGVLPPYPAVIWFAKPLIMMAGAAVTINLALMLINLVPVPPLDGGRVVMGILPESLAVLMAKIERYGMFIILILIVTDVWSIVLDPILRRMVRFFLW
- the trpS gene encoding tryptophan--tRNA ligase, translated to MTEQQRILSGMRPTGRLHLGNLHGALDNWLSLQKDYKCFFFVADWHALTTEYARPESIKEHTWDMLLDWLSVGLDPEKSTLFIQSELKEHAELFVILGMLTPVAWLERNPTYKEQQQELSHKDLSTYGFLGYPVLQAADILIYRAHGVPVGRDQLPHIELTREIARRFNYLYGKNVFPEPQALLTEFPVLPGTDGRKMSKSYGNCVYITEPVDSVHKKILTMMTDPQRKRRTDPGNPEVCPVFSLHKIYSTEEDRSEVIQGCTTAGIGCIDCKKKLLVRMDARLDPIREKRRELEASRQKVYDILVDGIERARKEVEETMALVREAVSLHHDLGKRI
- a CDS encoding pseudouridine synthase: MNNGGLVRLQKVIAASGLTSRRKAEEFILEGRVRVNGDVVRELGTKVNPFSDEILVDGQPLPKRPPRIYLMLNKPRFYVTTRRDPQGRPIVMDLVEEFRDIVFPVGRLDFDAEGLLLLTNDGSLANRLIHPRFGVKKEYLVLVRGHPGKWVLNKWREGVYLEEGKTAPAEVEVIKRERTRTWLRVVLHQGWYRQIKRMGQVTGCPVFRIKRVGYGPLKLGDLAYGSFRHLTPEEIRLLYEAAGLEWQS